Below is a genomic region from Parus major isolate Abel chromosome 19, Parus_major1.1, whole genome shotgun sequence.
AAGGCCTACGACTCCCTGCTGGAGCTCACCTCTGACCTGCAAGCTGCTCGTGCCCTGGTGGTCACCTCCATCTTCGTGGCCTTCTTTGCCTTCTTCATCGCCCTCTCTGGAGCTGACTGCACTCGCTGCGTGGATGACAATGGCACCAAGACCAGGATCTCTGCGGTGGCAGGTGTAATCTTCATCATGGCCAGCATCATGCTGCTCATCCCCGTCTCCTGGTCTGCCAACAGCATTGTCAGCAACTTCTACAACCCCATGGTGCCTGAGGCCCTCAAGAGAGAGCTGGGGGCTGCCCTCTACATCGGCTGGGCCTCCAGTGCCCTGCAGCTCTTCGGTGGGGGCGTCCTGTGCTGCTCGGGATCCCAGTCCCAGCAGGACCCCTACCCCAAGAAGTACAGGGCTGTGAAAAGCTGTGGCCCGATGGGCTATGCCATGAAGGACTATGTGTGACCACTGTGCCCAGGTGGCAGCCCAAGGCAGAGCACCACCGTCCCTGTCCTGcatccctgtgccaccccctgcccctgCACTGCCTCCTCCCGCCCATCCCCACTCTGGCTGACCCCCAGCACGGTCCCCAAATGTGcccttccccagggcagggactaTAAACATCCTGGTGCCACCAAGGCTGCCTGGGCTCGTTTTGAACAGCGCGGTACGGGGAGGATGGTGACGCGTCCCGGGGGTGCTGTGCCCTGTTCCAGCACCTGGAACATCCCCATCTTCCCACAGGGATCAGCAGTAGCGAGCAAGGGTGCTCCTGGcattccctgcagcaggaaactgaggcagggagaggacGCTGGGAGCCAAGAGAGGCACAGGGGGACACCAAGTGCTCTGAGCCCCCATGGACCGGGAGCAGATCCCAGAGAAAGGCTGAATCCCCACTCCCAGGCTCCAGCCACCCTGGAGGGTGCATATTCCCATTGCTCtgggaaaaacacagcaggcagacagcagggacagagctttATTGAACAGGCaagtgcagggctggggacagccacaaCCCCCAGCTGCCCAGGGGAAAGTGCTGGAGACAAAcggggagggagcagcaggacagctaCTGATGGGCACA
It encodes:
- the LOC107212698 gene encoding claudin-3-like; amino-acid sequence: MAMMTMQMGGLMMAALGWLGSILTCALPMWKVTAFIGSNIVVAQVFWEGLWMNCVYESTGQMQCKAYDSLLELTSDLQAARALVVTSIFVAFFAFFIALSGADCTRCVDDNGTKTRISAVAGVIFIMASIMLLIPVSWSANSIVSNFYNPMVPEALKRELGAALYIGWASSALQLFGGGVLCCSGSQSQQDPYPKKYRAVKSCGPMGYAMKDYV